A single region of the Oryzias latipes chromosome 19, ASM223467v1 genome encodes:
- the LOC101162181 gene encoding G2/M phase-specific E3 ubiquitin-protein ligase-like isoform X1, with amino-acid sequence MYCPFCASAVVSQGRTFCSSCGKNISFLYSVDTTQQATTSEAESSGTDALATFQNFRSIKDMERRSCFKKKKNLKEKYVKMLIGLMTRKDSILKPVRGSCLPLVVEPESNATQLQKAAEQKMRNFNQNLNCGPYTLLYPDGTEVKNIPGTQTSFSLQLYKEAIGKAYQRITLYLCTVEDFVAQIEEHVTSDSSDSEVIAISGVTAQSNATYILPSVAFDTEVPGTSRDAMTATCYSTYTELYAPVVIEDEESGSDAESLSISKDTEMEQPSAANIIANLASQIDHCAISRFNICRSDIWDGAVRGFKRGTFSEKKDLYVKFSDDEGRLEEGIDMGGPKREFLSLLMRRLNQRPIFDGPPESRYLVYNSTASRDNEYRLAGQMIAVSIVHGGPGPNFLSKDLVSYMSGQSSFNSSVEDIKDEVIGTVLQEILNASSLESLQDLMLRHSTMLQTAGCFKSVASLQEKHSVVREYLRWYIIERNHSAIERFKDGLNCLDFLTALQQYPAVMAPLLCHVDKRLSALDIENLFKPDLSEAGSNKRNQEERTISFWADYLLDCEETVL; translated from the exons ATGTACTGCCCATTTTGCGCATCTGCAGTGGTGTCCCAAGGAAGGACATTCTGTAGTTCATGTGGGAAAAATATCAGCTTCCTATACAGTGTTGATACAACTCAACAAGCCACAACAAGTGAAG CCGAAAGCAGTGGGACAGATGCTCTAGCAACGTTCCAGAATTTCCGATCCATCAAGGACATGGAAAGGCGATcttgtttcaaaaagaaaaaaaacttaaaagaaaaatatgttaag ATGTTAATTGGATTAATGACAAGGAAGGACAGCATTCTGAAACCAGTCCGAGGATCATGTCTACCCCTGGTAGTAGAGCCAGAATCCAATGCTACACAACTCCAGAAAGCGGCAGAACAAAAAATGAGAAACTTTAACCAAAATTTAAATTGTGGTCCTTACACTCTGCTGTACCCCGATGGTACAGAGGTAAAAAATATACCTGGGACCCAAACATCCTTCTCGCTACAACTGTATAAGGAGGCAATAGGGAAGGCTTATCAAAGGATTACACTTTATCTTTGTACAGTTGAAGACTTTGTCGCTCAAA TAGAGGAACATGTCACTTCTGACTCGAGTGACTCAGAGGTGATCGCTATCAGTGGAGTTACAGCACAGTCAAATGCAACGTACATATTACCAAGT GTGGCTTTTGACACAGAAGTTCCAGGAACATCGAGAGATGCAATGACAGCCACATGCTACAG cacatacacagaACTCTATGCACCAGTTGTAATAGAGGATGAGGAGTCAGGCAGTGATGCAGAAAGCCTTAGCATTTCAAAAGATACAGA AATGGAACAACCATCAGCAGCCAACATAATTGCAAATCTGGCATCCCAGATTGATCACTGTGCCATCAGCAGATTCAACATCTGTCGTTCGGACATTTGGGATGGAGCTGTCAGAGGGTTTAAGCGTGGAACCTTTTCTGAAAAGAAGGATCTTTATGTAAAGTTCTCTGATGATGAAGGGAGGTTGGAAGAAGGTATCGATATGGGTGGCCCAAAAAGAGAATTTCTCTCCCTACTCATGAGAAGGCTAAACCAGAGACCCATTTTTGATGGACCTCCAGAAAGCAGATATCTTGTCTACAATTCAACAG CTTCAAGAGACAATGAGTACAGGTTGGCAGGGCAGATGATTGCTGTGTCTATCGTGCATGGTGGACCTGGACCAAATTTCCTCTCAAAGGATCTGGTCAGCTACATGTCAGGGCAGTCCAGCTTCAACTCATCTGTAGAAGACATCAAAGATGAAGTTATAGGGACAGTGCTGCAAGAG atactgaatgCATCCTCGCTGGAAAGCCTGCAAGACCTAATGCTTAGGCACAGCACAATGCTGCAGACGGCAGGGTGCTTTAAAAGCGTAGCATCACTACAGGAAAAGCACTCAGTTGTGAGGGAGTACCTCAGGTGGTACATAATTGAACGGAACCACAGTGCAATTGAAAG ATTCAAAGATGGTCTTAATTGCTTGGACTTTTTAACAGCACTGCAGCAGTACCCTGCGGTTATGGCCCCTCTTCTCTGCCATGTGGATAAACGGCTATCTGCTTTGGATATTGAAAACCTGTTCAAACCAGACCTCAGTGAAGCTGGAAGCAACAAGAGGAACCAGGAGGAAAGAACAATCAGCTTCTGGGCAGACTACCTTCTGGATTGTGAAG aaaCAGTGTTATAA
- the med1 gene encoding mediator of RNA polymerase II transcription subunit 1, producing MATGPVVSVQSGSPAGELPISVQQGGNPTIIDRVKADDVTEAEKQSRTVALLERLHAKHNASRPWQETCKVVRQAMEKRGVMNAAGHQLLLNCLETLQRALKVSSLSSMTDRLESIARQNMLGSHLSPTGTECYITSDMFYVEVQLDSNGQLVDVKVAHQGENPTSCPELIQHLREKKFEEFSKHLKGLVDLYKLPGDNKLKTKMYIALQSLELDLAKMMHMFRLATNANTVETILHGSVGLLTPRSGGNLVTLQCYVSPYDIFQEGSGTQLNLTDSNVPRSLGVSVSVTIEGTSAVYKLPIAPLITGSHPVDNKGTPAFSTVTNSNCVDLPACFFLKMNRPMPFSTAFIKRMSNATLIPVFETAPSLSPLYQLIVQSQLQLLEEGSSLPAPSHNMHFYSILPDQQHCYFLNGNAPIQDSHSLQGAMVSKIPFRHPAHVPLLLDIIRHQAAYNTLIGSCVRQKSIKEDSAALLQFEVCPLTDSSFGVSFQHPVNESLVCVVMEVIDSRQVSCKLYKGQSDALICTDDFITKVVQRCMSIPVTMRAIRRKAETIQADTPALMLIAQTVETMVKNNLQSSGSPTYNMAAGDGSNPGLHGLTGSNTPTGGGLPGDPNFPLFGISRPDRQTQGGECPTSGAASQQQLLQQQGQGHTDNYNKVTQNPILTGLLQITGNVGSSPSSQNAPPPHQTPPPTSSPASNTKNHPMLMNLLKDNPTQDFAALYGSGTIERQNSSSCSPRTDSMAGACPGGNPKGKKKRPRGTEKGGGIPGAGSCGGSGGLSMKSQQSSMPQQQQHHPVSHEDDFHRELFSMDVDASQNSIFDVNLAGDGLDTPHSITPAPSQCGTPPPGSNMPYSQSHIQPQQPPGTVPPRMVRLSSSDSIGPDITEILQDLPEQPGKGSSESHGQHPMGSGGDDVGPLGTPIRDSSSSGQGSAVFDSGDIFNTNSNENPFTDTDLIPTPPDPIQDSDCSSSSFFHDPPDFSPEHSFTQNFFENCSESPDGVMDMVKGFGSQQNTPSGTPQNPTPHGQNTPEPSLKDPFDMGIVFGGNSGSGKPLLGHAPDLGDTHGGGSQSPLMMGLGAACSDFKSAEPKVKQQQGLVRAKEDNGASGGSNSGMGMGTSSTEGKQVKRSRTPSSEGKSKEKPPKRKKVDPDGKSPSHSSGGRPYTPPSGGLSSGVSLSAGGSKSPGSSGRSQTPPGVATPPIPKITIQIPKGTITGGKTSSHSGYTSSSSATSSSGGTGSTSSKSHHSHSSSSGKIKSKESSLSQGNNSKPGGAVGGSGQSQSKGSSQGVGKPGSSPITKHGFSGPGGAGSGNKIKPQGGKPPGSLINPNVKPNISPSHSRSSGSGDKLSSPMKMQQSQVPGTPPSSKAKSPMGSGGSSSGGSKSSSGGGQSSQKPIGGSSSSTASSSSSSSSSSSGSMSFSGGSQSQYVGGGGGSGGAGGSGGGTGQNNSNNPNAKGKSPSRNKKPSLTAVIDKLKSVGGGGVGEDGCDVGPPVGGAGSGAPPGGSGNVSSGPSNVGSTKHTSSSQNVEYKREKSDKEAKAKVSVSGGNSGEKKTMDSKAGGVGGTTLAKIIISKPDGGSPSIKAKVTLQKAGEGSSDSIRPQISSLKASPLFSGSTPKHDRSSPSHSRSPAYTPLNPDSESESGSSSVAEKSHQNSPSSDDDQTMRPLPPQDYMSSIPLGSGEKHKKHKKEKKKQKEKERERDRDRERDREKEKKKSSLSMGLSSHPMKADSWSRSPISASDSSLSMLSSDRPSRSSPMYMRNEEDELMDSALTGKFDPN from the exons AGGCAGAAAAGCAGAGTCGAACGGTTGCTCTGTTAGAGAGACTTCATGCTAAACACAATGCTTCCCGACCATGGCAGGAAACATGCAAAGTTGTGCGTCAGGCTATG GAGAAACGCGGTGTGATGAATGCGGCAGGTCACCAGCTCCTGCTTAACTGTTTGGAGACCCTGCAGAGAGCACTAAAAG tgtcatCTCTGTCTTCAATGACGGATCGCCTGGAATCTATTGCACGACAAAACAT GTTGGGCTCTCATCTGAGTCCTACAGGGACAGAGTGCTACATCACTTCTGATATGTTTTATGTGGAGGTGCAGCTGGACTCAAACGGTCAGTTGGTGGACGTCAAGGTGGCTCATCAAGGAGAGAACCCTACA AGTTGTCCAGAGTTAATTCAGCATTTAAG ggaaaaaaagtttgaagagtTTTCAAAACATCTCAAAGGACTTGTTGATTTGTACAAACTTCCAGGAGATAA taAACTGAAGACAAAGATGTATATAGCCCTGCAATCGTTGGAGCTTGATCTGGCCAAGATGATGCACATGTTTAG GTTAGCAACCAACGCTAATACAGTCGAGACCATTCTTCACGGGAGTGTGGGTTTATTGACGCCCAGGAGCGGCGGCAATCTGGTTACACTTCAGTGCTACGTTTCGCCTTACGACATCTTCCAGGAGGGAAGTGGCACACAGCTCAATCTAACCGACAGCAATG TGCCACGCTCCCTGGGAGTCAGTGTATCTGTTACAATCGAGGGAACCTCTGCTGTGTATAAGCTTCCAATCGCACCTCTCATCACCGGTTCACACCCAGTTGACAACAAGGG CACTCCTGCCTTTTCCACTGTGACCAACTCCAACTGTGTGGACCTACCAGCCTGTTTCTTTCTGAAGATGAACCGCCCAATGCCTTTCTCCACTGCCTTCATTAAGAGGATGAGCAATGCTACTT TGATTCCTGTGTTTGAGACTGCCCCCAGCCTGTCACCTCTTTACCAGTTAATTGTCCAGAGCCAGTTGCAGCTCCTGGAGGAGGGCAGCTCTTTGCCAGCACCCTCACacaacatgcatttttattct attttgcCAGATCAGCAGCACTGTTACTTTCTCAACGGTAATGCTCCAATTCAAGACAGCCATTCACTCCAAGGAGCAATGGTGTCCAAAATTCCCTTTCGCCACCCAGCCCACGTGCCACTTCTGCTGGATATCATTCGGCACCAGGCAGCTTACAACACCCTGATCGGCAGCTGTGTCCgacaaaaatccatcaaagaaG ACAGCGCAGCTCTTCTGCAGTTTGAAGTTTGCCCTCTCACTGACTCCAGTTTTGGCGTCTCCTTTCAGCATCCGGTCAATGAATCATTAGTTTGTG TGGTAATGGAGGTGATTGACTCCAGACAAGTGTCCTGCAAGCTGTATAAAGGGCAATCAGATGCTTTGATCTGCACTGATGACTTCATTACCAAAGTGGTCCAGAG ATGCATGTCTATCCCTGTTACCATGCGGGCCATTCGGAGGAAAGCTGAGACCATCCAAGCAGACACTCCAGCTCTTATGCTAATTGCACAGACAGTGGAGACTATGGTGAAGAATAACCTTCAATCCTCTGGCAGTCCCACCTACAATATGGCAGCTGGAGATGGATCAAATCCTGGGTTACATGGACTCACGGGAAGCAACACGCCAACTGGTGGTGGATTGCCTGGGGACCCAAATTTTCCCTTGTTTGGTATTTctcgtccagacaggcaaaccCAAGGAGGAGAGTGTCCAACCTCAGGAGCTGCGTCCCAGCAGCAGTTACTGCAGCAGCAAGGTCAAGGTCACACAGATAACTACAACAAAGTTACCCAAAATCCCATACTGACCGGTTTATTGCAGATAACTGGCAATGTTGGTTCCAGTCCCAGCTCCCAAAATGCACCACCACCTCACCAAACTCCACCCCCAACATCCTCCCCTGCCAGCAACACAAAAAACCATCCCATGTTGATGAACTTGTTGAAAGACAATCCCACGCAGGATTTTGCTGCGTTGTACGGATCAGGTACAATAGAGAGACAGAACTCTTCCTCTTGTTCTCCTAGAACGGATAGCATGGCTGGAGCCTGCCCTGGGGGCAACccaaagggaaaaaagaaaagacccaGAGGGACAGAAAAAGGTGGAGGGATACCTGGAGCAGGGAGTTGTGGTGGAAGTGGTGGTTTGAGCATGAAATCGCAACAATCATCCATgccacaacagcagcagcaccatCCAGTGTCACATGAAGATGATTTTCATCGGGAGCTCTTCTCTATGGATGTGGATGCTTCTCAGAATTCTATTTTTGATGTCAACCTGGCAGGTGATGGTCTCGACACACCTCATAGCATCACTCCAGCACCAAGCCAGTGTGGGACACCACCTCCTGGCTCTAATATGCCTTATTCACAGTCTCACATCCAGCCTCAGCAACCACCAGGAACTGTTCCACCCCGCATGGTTCGACTCTCCAGCTCTGATAGCATTGGACCTGATATCACTGAAATCCTGCAGGATTTACCAGAGCAACCAGGCAAAGGCAGCAGTGAGAGCCATGGGCAGCACCCCATGGGTAGTGGTGGCGATGATGTAGGACCCTTAGGTACTCCCATCCGGGACTCGTCCAGCTCCGGTCAAGGTAGCGCAGTGTTTGATTCGGGAGATATTTTTAATACCAATAGCAATGAAAACCCCTTTACGGACACTGATCTGATTCCAACTCCACCTGATCCCATTCAGGATAGCGATTGTTCgtcctcttccttctttcatGACCCACCCGACTTTTCCCCAGAGCATAGTTTCACTCAGAACTTCTTTGAAAACTGCTCCGAAAGTCCTGATGGAGTCATGGACATGGTCAAGGGGTTCGGAAGTCAACAAAATACTCCATCTGGAACTCCTCAGAATCCTACTCCACATGGACAGAACACACCAGAACCCTCGTTAAAGGATCCTTTTGATATGGGGATAGTGTTTGGAGGCAACAGTGGTAGTGGAAAACCACTTCTGGGGCATGCTCCTGATCTTGGAGACACTCACGGAGGAGGATCCCAGAGTCCCCTTATGATGGGGCTTGGAGCTGCCTGTTCTGATTTTAAAAGTGCTGAACCCAAAGTTAAACAACAACAGGGCCTTGTTCGGGCAAAGGAGGATAATGGGGCCAGTGGAGGGAGCAATTCTGGAATGGGAATGGGGACCAGCTCAACTGAAGGGAAACAGGTCAAACGAAGCAGAACCCCATCCAGTGAAGGAAAGTCAAAAGAAAAGCCTCCCAAACGCAAAAAGGTGGATCCAGATGGAAAATCCCCCTCTCACAGTTCTGGTGGGCGACCGTATACGCCCCCTAGTGGTGGTTTGAGTTCAGGAGTTAGCTTAAGTGCTGGAGGCTCCAAGTCTCCTGGTAGTTCAGGACGCTCCCAGACTCCTCCTGGAGTGGCCACACCCCCAATTCCCAAAATCACCATTCAGATCCCAAAGGGGACTATAACCGGAGGTAAAACCTCTTCCCATAGCGGATACACCTCCAGCAGCTCAGCCACCAGCAGCTCAGGAGGTACAGGAAGTACGAGCAGCAAAAGCCACCACTCTCACTCATCTTCCTCTGGAAAGATCAAGTCCAAAGAAAGCTCCTTATCACAGGGAAACAACTCCAAACCCGGGGGGGCAGTAGGTGGAAGTGGACAGTCCCAGTCAAAAGGCTCCTCTCAAGGTGTTGGCAAACCGGGATCATCACCAATAACAAAACATGGATTTTCAGGGCCTGGTGGTGCTGGAAgtggaaataaaattaaaccacAAGGGGGAAAACCTCCTGGGTCTCTTATTAACCCCAACGTAAAGCCAAATATTTCCCCTTCCCATTCCCGCTCCAGTGGCTCTGGGGACAAACTGTCCTCTCCGATGAAGATGCAGCAATCACAGGTTCCAGGAACTCCTCCATCCTCAAAGGCTAAATCTCCTATGGGGTCCGGAGGAAGCAGCTCGGGAGGGTCCAAGTCTTCCTCTGGTGGAGGCCAAAGCTCACAGAAACCAATTGGTGGCAGCTCCTCTTCTACcgcatcttcatcatcatccagttcctcctcatcctctggTTCCATGAGTTTCTCAGGAGGTTCCCAATCTCAATAtgttggtggaggaggtggaagcGGAGGTGCAGGAGGGAGTGGTGGAGGGACTGGTCAGAACAACTCAAACAACCCCAATGCAAAAGGAAAATCTCCCAGCCGAAACAAAAAGCCCTCCCTAACAGCAGTCATTGATAAGCTGAAGAgtgttggtggaggaggagttgGAGAAGATGGCTGCGATGTAGGGCCACCAGTTGGAGGAGCTGGTTCAGGAGCTCCTCCTGGTGGTTCTGGAAATGTTTCTAGTGGACCTTCTAATGTGGGCTCCACCAAGCACACCTCCTCATCCCAGAATGTGGAGTACAAACGGGAAAAATCGGATAAGGAGGCAAAGGCTAAAGTCTCCGTATCTGGGGGGAACAGTGGGGAGAAGAAGACAATGGACTCGAAAGCAGGTGGTGTGGGCGGAACTACCCTTGCCAAAATTATCATTAGCAAACCAGATGGTGGCTCACCAAGCATTAAGGCTAAAGTGACCCTCCAGAAGGCGGGGGAAGGGTCTAGTGACTCTATACGTCCACAAATTTCTAGTCTTAAAGCTTCGCCTCTTTTCAGTGGATCTACGCCCAAACATGACCGCTCGTCGCCCAGCCATAGCCGGTCCCCTGCATATACCCCACTCAACCCCGACAGCGAAAGTGAATCGGGCAGCAGTTCAGTCGCTGAGAAGTCGCATCAGAACAGCCCCAGCTCTGACGATGACCAGACGATGCGTCCTCTTCCTCCACAAGATTACATGAGCTCCATCCCACTGGGTTCAGGGGAGAAGCACAAGAAGCAcaagaaggaaaagaagaagcagaaagagAAGGAACGGGAGAGGGACAGAGACAGAGAACGGGACAgggagaaggagaagaagaagtcTTCCCTGTCCATGGGCTTGTCCTCCCACCCAATGAAAGCAGACAGTTGGTCTCGGTCTCCCATCTCTGCCTCAGATTCCTCTCTGTCCATGCTCAGTTCAGATCGGCCATCAAGGTCCAGCCCGATGTACATGAGAAACGAAGAAGATGAACTCATGGACTCAGCCCTCACTGGCAAGTTTGATCCAAACTAG
- the LOC101162181 gene encoding uncharacterized protein LOC101162181 isoform X2, with protein sequence MYCPFCASAVVSQGRTFCSSCGKNISFLYSVDTTQQATTSEAESSGTDALATFQNFRSIKDMERRSCFKKKKNLKEKYVKMLIGLMTRKDSILKPVRGSCLPLVVEPESNATQLQKAAEQKMRNFNQNLNCGPYTLLYPDGTEVKNIPGTQTSFSLQLYKEAIGKAYQRITLYLCTVEDFVAQIEEHVTSDSSDSEVIAISGVTAQSNATYILPSVAFDTEVPGTSRDAMTATCYSTYTELYAPVVIEDEESGSDAESLSISKDTEMEQPSAANIIANLASQIDHCAISRFNICRSDIWDGAVRGFKRGTFSEKKDLYVKFSDDEGRLEEGIDMGGPKREFLSLLMRRLNQRPIFDGPPESRYLVYNSTASRDNEYRLAGQMIAVSIVHGGPGPNFLSKDLVSYMSGQSSFNSSVEDIKDEVIGTVLQEILNASSLESLQDLMLRHSTMLQTAGCFKSVASLQEKHSVVREYLRWYIIERNHSAIESTAAVPCGYGPSSLPCG encoded by the exons ATGTACTGCCCATTTTGCGCATCTGCAGTGGTGTCCCAAGGAAGGACATTCTGTAGTTCATGTGGGAAAAATATCAGCTTCCTATACAGTGTTGATACAACTCAACAAGCCACAACAAGTGAAG CCGAAAGCAGTGGGACAGATGCTCTAGCAACGTTCCAGAATTTCCGATCCATCAAGGACATGGAAAGGCGATcttgtttcaaaaagaaaaaaaacttaaaagaaaaatatgttaag ATGTTAATTGGATTAATGACAAGGAAGGACAGCATTCTGAAACCAGTCCGAGGATCATGTCTACCCCTGGTAGTAGAGCCAGAATCCAATGCTACACAACTCCAGAAAGCGGCAGAACAAAAAATGAGAAACTTTAACCAAAATTTAAATTGTGGTCCTTACACTCTGCTGTACCCCGATGGTACAGAGGTAAAAAATATACCTGGGACCCAAACATCCTTCTCGCTACAACTGTATAAGGAGGCAATAGGGAAGGCTTATCAAAGGATTACACTTTATCTTTGTACAGTTGAAGACTTTGTCGCTCAAA TAGAGGAACATGTCACTTCTGACTCGAGTGACTCAGAGGTGATCGCTATCAGTGGAGTTACAGCACAGTCAAATGCAACGTACATATTACCAAGT GTGGCTTTTGACACAGAAGTTCCAGGAACATCGAGAGATGCAATGACAGCCACATGCTACAG cacatacacagaACTCTATGCACCAGTTGTAATAGAGGATGAGGAGTCAGGCAGTGATGCAGAAAGCCTTAGCATTTCAAAAGATACAGA AATGGAACAACCATCAGCAGCCAACATAATTGCAAATCTGGCATCCCAGATTGATCACTGTGCCATCAGCAGATTCAACATCTGTCGTTCGGACATTTGGGATGGAGCTGTCAGAGGGTTTAAGCGTGGAACCTTTTCTGAAAAGAAGGATCTTTATGTAAAGTTCTCTGATGATGAAGGGAGGTTGGAAGAAGGTATCGATATGGGTGGCCCAAAAAGAGAATTTCTCTCCCTACTCATGAGAAGGCTAAACCAGAGACCCATTTTTGATGGACCTCCAGAAAGCAGATATCTTGTCTACAATTCAACAG CTTCAAGAGACAATGAGTACAGGTTGGCAGGGCAGATGATTGCTGTGTCTATCGTGCATGGTGGACCTGGACCAAATTTCCTCTCAAAGGATCTGGTCAGCTACATGTCAGGGCAGTCCAGCTTCAACTCATCTGTAGAAGACATCAAAGATGAAGTTATAGGGACAGTGCTGCAAGAG atactgaatgCATCCTCGCTGGAAAGCCTGCAAGACCTAATGCTTAGGCACAGCACAATGCTGCAGACGGCAGGGTGCTTTAAAAGCGTAGCATCACTACAGGAAAAGCACTCAGTTGTGAGGGAGTACCTCAGGTGGTACATAATTGAACGGAACCACAGTGCAATTGAAAG CACTGCAGCAGTACCCTGCGGTTATGGCCCCTCTTCTCTGCCATGTGGATAA
- the LOC110014588 gene encoding uncharacterized protein LOC110014588 — protein sequence MYCPFCASAVVSQGRTFCSSCGKNISFLYSVDTTQQATTTSEGPDTTMVEELIAKYFTEGHSYEVIVDFLATKHSISLSLSSLKRRLQDAGLTRKINYTPLSIVQAAITDELKGSGQLFGYRAMWQTLKQKYGFVVRRDDVMRLMAEIDPIRVENRSKRRFVRRVYRSMGPNEVWHVDGYDKLKPFGIAITGCIDGYSRKIMWLKCGKSNNDPTVIVQMYIQCAAEFGVIPKRLRTDCGTENGLMAALHCCLRSEHGDEFAGAKSHMYGTSTSNQRIESWWSYFRKQRSQFWMDLFGDLRERHLFNGSNLHTCLVRFCFLDVLQKELDEYKQFWNTHTIRPVRQSQCPSGKPEAMYHVPHRFNGRNCGFPTSAEAVRRFSSQMPPATSLDADEDLEARLCQLQRQSGLPTPLNWEAAIENYLRLKNMANL from the exons ATGTACTGCCCATTTTGCGCATCTGCAGTGGTGTCCCAAGGAAGGACATTCTGTAGTTCATGTGGGAAAAATATCAGCTTCCTATACAGTGTTGATACAACTCAACAAGCCACAACAACAAGTGAAG GCCCTGACACTACAATGGTGGAAGAACTTATTGCCAAGtatttcactgagggccacagtTATGAAGTAATAGTGGACTTTCTAGCCACCAAGCACAGCATTTCATTGAGTCTTAGCAGCCTAAAGAGAAGATTACAAGATGCTGGCCTGACCAGGAAGATTAACTACACTCCACTTTCAATTGTACAGGCAGCAATTACAGATGAACTGAAGGGATCAGGCCAGCTTTTTGGCTACAGAGCAATGTGGCAGACTCTTAAGCAGAAATACGGTTTTGTAGTCAGAAGAGATGATGTCATGCGCCTAATGGCAGAAATTGATCCGATCAGAGTGGAAAACCGATCTAAGCGCAGATTTGTTCGAAGAGTTTATCGATCAATGGGACCTAATGAAGTCTGGCACGTTGATGGCTACGATAAACTTAAACCTTTTGGAATAGCAATAACTGGGTGTATTGATGGCTACTCCAGAAAAATTATGTGGCTCAAATGTGGAAAGTCCAACAATGATCCCACAGTCATTGTTCAAATGTACATACAGTGTGCAGCTGAGTTTGGTGTTATTCCTAAGCGCCTCCGCACTGACTGTGGCACGGAAAATGGTCTGATGGCTGCCCTTCACTGTTGCCTGAGATCTGAGCATGGAGATGAATTTGCAGGAGCCAAAAGCCACATGTATGGAACGTCTACATCCAACCAACGCATTGAAAGCTGGTGGTCCTATTTCCGAAAGCAAAG GAGTCAGTTCTGGATGGATCTCTTTGGTGACTTGAGGGAGCGACATCTCTTCAATGGCAGCAATCTGCACACCTGTTTAGTCAGATTCTGCTTCCTGGATGTCCTGCAGAAAGAACTGGACGAATATAAGCAGTTCTGGAACACCCATACCATTCGCCCTGTTCGTCAGTCCCAGTGCCCATCTGGCAAACCAGAGGCAATGTACCATGTGCCTCACAG GTTCAACGGAAGGAACTGTGGCTTTCCAACATCCGCAGAGGCTGTGAGACGGTTCAGCAGCCAGATGCCACCTGCAACTAGTCTGGATGCTGATGAGGATCTGGAAGCTCGCCTATGTCAGCTGCAGAGACAAAGTGGATTGCCAACTCCTCTCAACTGGGAAGCTGCCATTGAGAACTACTTAAGACTTAAGAACATGGCTAATTTGTAA